In bacterium, the following are encoded in one genomic region:
- the def gene encoding peptide deformylase, with product MAKIVTIQNKKDEKFLRQKTANFDFTQFSKKEIRELIKRMRRDMHEADGIGLSANQIGLDTRIFVAIVESKFYAIFNPELIQLSKETTAIDEGCLSVPGVYGLVERPARVTLKGLDANGHVIKIKAWGLLARVFQHEMDHLNGGLFIDKAKQVERVPLVK from the coding sequence ATGGCAAAGATCGTTACAATTCAAAACAAAAAAGACGAGAAGTTCCTGCGGCAAAAGACCGCCAATTTTGATTTCACTCAATTTTCTAAAAAAGAAATCCGAGAGCTGATTAAAAGAATGCGCCGCGATATGCACGAGGCCGACGGGATCGGCTTAAGCGCCAATCAAATCGGATTGGATACGCGGATTTTTGTGGCGATAGTAGAAAGCAAATTCTATGCAATTTTTAATCCTGAATTGATTCAGCTTTCTAAAGAAACCACTGCGATAGACGAGGGCTGCTTAAGCGTTCCCGGAGTTTACGGGCTAGTGGAACGCCCCGCCAGGGTCACGCTTAAAGGCTTGGACGCCAATGGCCACGTCATCAAAATTAAAGCTTGGGGGTTATTGGCTAGAGTTTTCCAGCACGAAATGGATCATCTCAACGGAGGATTATTTATCGACAAGGCCAAACAAGTTGAGCGAGTCCCTCTCGTTAAATAG
- a CDS encoding methionyl-tRNA formyltransferase, with the protein MKYAFFGSPEFAKIVLEELIAAGFPPALVVCNPDKPLGRKKIITPPATKILAKENEISVAQPGTKEEIPNFLGTSFDFFVVAAYSKILPKYVIELPKLGVIGVHPSLLPKYRGATPIQSAILAGETETGTSLFVIDEKVDNGPVLAQKSLLIEGNDYTTLENRLAHLSGKLLVEILPDFIAGKIKPKPQNDDDATFTKKFSTEDGLVDLAKDDPIIIERKVRALSAEPGVWTKREDGRRMKILKAGIVDGQLKLIEIQYEGGRPRPWSPL; encoded by the coding sequence ATGAAGTACGCATTCTTTGGCAGTCCGGAATTCGCCAAGATAGTTTTAGAGGAGTTAATAGCTGCCGGATTTCCGCCAGCGCTCGTCGTCTGCAACCCCGACAAGCCGTTAGGCCGAAAAAAAATAATCACCCCCCCGGCTACGAAAATTCTGGCAAAAGAAAACGAGATCTCCGTTGCTCAACCGGGAACAAAGGAAGAAATCCCAAACTTTTTGGGCACTAGCTTTGATTTCTTCGTGGTAGCCGCTTACTCCAAAATCCTGCCTAAATATGTAATCGAGCTGCCAAAACTTGGCGTAATTGGAGTCCACCCCTCTCTTCTGCCGAAATATCGCGGGGCCACCCCCATCCAATCGGCGATTTTAGCCGGCGAAACGGAAACCGGCACCTCCCTCTTCGTGATAGATGAAAAAGTGGACAATGGGCCTGTTTTAGCCCAAAAAAGCCTACTGATTGAGGGCAATGATTATACAACTCTAGAAAACCGCCTAGCGCATCTCTCCGGTAAATTACTCGTAGAAATTCTTCCGGACTTTATTGCCGGTAAAATAAAACCAAAACCGCAAAACGACGACGATGCTACTTTTACAAAAAAATTCTCTACCGAAGACGGCTTGGTTGATTTAGCTAAAGACGACCCAATTATCATTGAACGGAAAGTCCGAGCCCTAAGCGCCGAACCGGGTGTCTGGACCAAAAGAGAAGACGGGCGCCGAATGAAAATCCTTAAAGCGGGAATCGTGGACGGCCAACTCAAGCTTATTGAAATTCAGTACGAAGGCGGTCGGCCCCGCCCCTGGTCTCCGCTTTAA